The Synechococcus sp. CC9605 sequence TTCACCAAGACGTTGCCGTTCGCAACCCAATGCCTCGTAATAGGGCTGCATCTGCCCCACAAGTTTGGTGTCAGACCCCTGGGTTTTGATCAGTGCCGTGATGCTGACCTCCTCGCCCCGACTGTTCCTGGCTAGAAGTTGATTGGGAACGAAGCATTGGCTGCGTTGCAGTGGGCTGCCGTCCATGCACTCAACGCTGTGCTCTTGCACTAGGAGCCACTGATATCCAGCTTCCTTAAGGGCCTTGATGAATTCGAAAAGGGTGTCGGGATGGTTGGGTAGCGCCATCTCCGGTGGAGAAAAGCCCTTGACTCGTTCCAGGGCAGCGCTGCCAAAACAGGCCTCGAACTGCTGTTGCCAGGCGCTGATCTGCAGTTTCAGGTCTGGGATGGGTGTGGACGGAGCCACGGCATGGCTCCAAAAGGTTCCAAGCCACTCCACATGCCCCTGCATCAAAGGATCACAGGCGAGGTAATTGAGTGCATCGCCAATGTCGCGGCGCCCCATCTGCTCGATTCCCCAGAGCAGATTGCCCGAGTAATCGAGCATGATTCTTGGGCTGCAGCCCTCATTGATCAGTTCCGGCAGCAGGTCGGCAAGACGCCGATAGCAGTGGGCGAATGGTTCGGCGTTGTGGTTATCACCCTCATTGGGGTGATCCAGCATGTATTGAAGATGAGAGATCAAGCTCTTGTTCGCCCCCGCCGGCACCGTTGGTTGGTGCATGTGAAGAGCACAGGCAAAGCCGGAATGCAGGTGATCAAGATCGATCGCACTGTTCGACCAGACCTGCCGTTGTTTTTGCATCGCAGCAGCGACGTCCGCTTCTCGTCCGCTGATCGGTGGACAGCCTGTCATTGCACTCCGCTCGTGATCACCAGCCGGCACGCGGTGTTTGGCGCAGCATGCCTTCCCAATGATCACGCCAGGTGTGCTGATCGCCAATACCTGCCAAAAGTTCAACCTCAGCAGGCGCCTGATCCAGCCGATGCCTCCAGCGGGTGATGTCTTCGGCTTGATCAAGCCAGGTGCTCATCACGTCGTGACGAATCGCCTCACCATCCCAGTGGTGCTGGTCGGCCATGTTTTGCGACCAGCGCATCAATTCATCCAGGCTGAGTGGTCTGAAGCCCATGATTGTGAGGCCTGTGATCTGCTCGAGTTCAAAGCGTCGCAGAACGTCTCCAAGGCCAAAGAAGTGAAGAAGGATCATTGAGCTGATCACTTTTGCGTGAAATTTATGAGCCTTTCTCTGTTCGAATAGTTCAGGTTGATAGTCTTTGCTATTGGAAATATTTCAATTAGATCAACATCCAGGGATTGGCACTCATGGCTTGAGAGTGCCAAGCTTCTCCCAGCATTCTTGAACCGATGCCTCTGATTAATGTGCGCACGTCGCTTCCAGCACTGAAAGACGGATCGGCGTTGTTGCAGGAGCTTTCGTATGAGTTGGCCGATCAGACGGGTAAACCGGAGGCCTACGTGATGACGCTTCTGGAGACAGGCGTTCCGATGACCTTCGCCGGCAGTCATGAGCCCTGTGCCTATGTCGAGGTGAAATCGATCGGTGCGCTGCGTCCGCCTGCGATGACAGCTGCGTTCTGTGAGCTGATTCAGGCGAGGACGGGAATCCCCGCCAACCGGGTGTACATCGGGTTTGAGGATGTGCAGGCCAGCTGCTGGGGATGGAACGGCAACACCTTTGGCTGATGCTCACCCATACTGAGGCCAAGATCGCGCTCTGGTGGTGACAAGCTCTCCTCTCGGCACCCCGGGCAACCCACGTCAAACCACGTTGATCGCATCGTTGAGTGAAAGGTTTCGCTTGGCGGAACAGAACCGTGATGCCAAGGCGAAGCAGGCTCTCTTCCGCGAAGCGATCTATCTCGGCATTCAGCCGCAGGTGTTTACGGAAATCCATTGAGCAGCCCCAGGTTGCTGCTGTTAAAAACACTGTGGGGCTGGACTGGGTCCCTTGAACAGGCCTGCTCCTCCGCTGAAGGCGAGCGCTTTGATGGCCTTGAGGTGAACCTTGATCACCCTTGTCTTAAGGCTCTTCAGCCTGGAGGGATCCGACGCTGCCTCTCCGATGCAAAACAGCATCTGATTGTTGAAATTGTTACGGGGGGGGATTACACCCCCGATCTCAACTGCTCCCCATCGCAGCATCTTGATCAAGTTCAGCGTGGCTTGGAGCGCGCCATGGCGCTGGCACCGCTCAAGATCACTCTGATCACCGGCAGCGACAGCTGGGACGAAGTCGAGCAGCATCGTTTTCTCGACAGACTTCTGGATCAAATTGATGCGTGTTCGATTCCGGTAACGCTCGAGACGCATCGCAGTCGTTCTCTCTTCGACCCATGGCGCATGCCCGCCTGGCTGGCCCGCCATCCACGGCTTCGGCTCACAGCGGATCTCAGTCACTGGTGTGCGGTATCGGAACGGTTAATGACACCTGAACTCCCCCCCATTCAGGCGGTGGCCGCTCGGGTTGATCACATTCATGCCCGAATCGGCCATGCTCAGGGCCCCTCCGTCAGCCACCCTTTCGCACCGGAATGGGCTGAGGCCCTCGAGAGCCATCGCCGCTGTTGGCAGTTGTTTCTCGATCAGAGCGCGAGGCCCGAACGGCCGATCACGATGACGCCTGAGTTTGGCCCCGATGGCTATATGCCGCTTCAGCCATTCACAGCTGCGCCCCTTGCGGATGTTCAGCTCCTCAATGCAGAGATGGCCTCATGGCTGCGTTCCTCAATGCTGTTTCCTGCTGATCCCAACCGTTCTCGGTAGAGACCCTGCCAATGCAGGATCCTTCCTTCCAGCTGATGCGGAGGCCCTGGCTGGAAATCCTCTCGATATCCGTGTTGGACTGATTCAACCAAAGCCTTGTCTTCGTCCAGAAAGGTGAGCATGTCCTTCAGCCAGGCGTCGGCTGTGGCTGCATCCATGGCGTCGCTGCCTGCAAACAGGTGCAATTGCATCGTGCAGCGGTCGGGTCGTTTGGGTATGAATTCCAGCCATGCCAACCTCCCGTCTGGCCAGACCAGCAGATGGCTCCATGGCGGCAGCCCGAAGGTGAGGAATCGACCACCGTCCGGGTGGGGTGTCTCCAGAAGGTTGTTGTGTTGGCTGAAGCGATGTCGGTAATCCCTCACCGGCCCTTGTTCGCGGTGCAGCGTTGTCGGATGAGCAATGGCGACGTGGTAGTCGTCAAGTGTGTTGTCGTGGGCGATCTTCCAATTGCAGGCCAGGCTGCTTCGGCTCTGTCGCAGCAGGGTGGATGCAGTGTTCCAGGCTGCTCCGGCTTCGGTATGAACCAGCTGCAGCTGCTCCTCGAGCGTTAGAGCATGGTCGCTGAAAGCGATCCAGATCAATGGGCCATCGATGCGGCAGGCAAGCTCTTGCAACCCCCATTTCTGCCGATCGAAGTTCTGCTCAAAATCGGCTTCACGCGCCGCGGCCAGCAGCTCTCCGCGCAGGTTGTAGGTCCAGCCGTGATAAGGACAAACCAAGCGTCGACAGGACTGCCCCGTTGCTCCGCCATGCCGAAAGGCAACACCGCGATGGGGACAGCGGTTGCGAAAAGCACGGGGATGCTCTCCCTCGGGCCAGGTGAGCAGAATTGGCTGATCCAGCATGGTGATGGCCAGCACCTCTCCCGGTTGGAGATGGCTGATAGCTGCAACCGGATGCCAGTAGTGGTTGGCATAGGTGTGGATGTCCCATTGATGCATCTCGTCGCCGCGGTACAGCGATGCAGGAAGGAACGTCTGATTCAACACGGCTTCACTTAAGACAGTTCAGTCAGGAACATGCCGGCTCCAGCTCCCGCATGGTGACGGAAAGGGAACGACGCATGGAGAGGAAGTCGCTGCTTAGGCGCAGCTGATCGAGATCGGTTTTATCGAGATCGACATCGAGGGATCGAATGATTCGCCCTGGATTTGGGGCAAGCACGTGGACTCGCTGGGCCAGCACCAAAGCTTCTTCAACGTCGTGGGTGATCAGCAGAACGGTCAGGCCTGTTCGTTGCCAGAGCTTGAGTAGGAAGTCCTGCATCGATTCGCGGATCTGTAGATCTAGAGCCCCGAAGGGTTCATCCAGCAGCAGGATGCTGGGGTTGGTGGCGAGGGCCCGGGCGATGGCCACCCTCTGCTGCATGCCGCCCGACAGTTCGCGCGGCAATTTTGTGGCGGCGTCACTAAGGCCAACCACTTCGAGGAAATAGGCGGTTCTCTCCTTGATCTCTGCTGCTTTCATCCGCTGAAGTCGCATCCCGAAGGCAACGTTTTCAGCGGCGTTGAGCCATGGATAAAGGCTGTATTTCTGAAACACCATGCCCCGGTCTGGCCCGGGACCGGAGACTGGGGTGCCGTCAACAGTGATGCTGCCGCTGCTCGGTTGATCCAGACCAGCAACCAGCCGCAGAATCGTGCTCTTCCCGGACCCAGAGCTGCCCACAAGGGCCATGAAGTCTCCGGATTTCATGGAAAACGACAGGTGATCGAGGATCAATTTCTCCCCGAAACGCTTGCTGAGGTTGTTGATGATCAGTTCCAAGGCTCACACCGCCCATTTGCAGCTGAGACGCAGCAACAGCCTGAATCCCATGTCGATGGCGAAGCCGATCAAGCCGAGAACGATCAACTCGGCGAAGATCTGATCGGTGCGGAAAAAGCGCTGAGCCAGCTGGATGCGTTTGCCAAGGCCCACTTCCGCGGCCACCAGCTCAGCCACCACCACAAGGTTCCAGGAGGTTGCGATGTTGATTCGCAAGGTGTCGATGATGCTGGGCAGGCTGTAGCGGGCGACGACTTGCACCAGCACCTGCCGGCTGCGACCACCCAGGGTGAGTGTGGTTTCGATGAGTTCTTTGGGAACGAACTTCACCGCATCCATCACCATCAGGATGTTGAAGTAGATCGTGCCGAGAAAAATCAGAGCGATCTTGGGTTCCTCCCCGATGCCGAGGTAGATGATCAGCAGAGGGATAAATGCCGCTGCAGGCATGTAACGCAGCATGGCAATCAGCGGCTCGCAAATCGCGCAGATCGCTGGGTACACCCCCATGCAGATGCCGATCGGCACCGCCAGAAGTGTGGCGAGAAGAAATCCTCCAAACACGCGACCGGTGCTGGCCACAATATCCTGGAAAAGGATTCCGCTCTCGGCCATGGAGGCCAGGGAGCGGAATACGGCCTGCGGAGAGGGAAGGAATTTTTCATCCACCAGTCCTAGGGAAGCGATGGCGGTCCAGAGCAGGAGTGGCACCAGCAGTGATGCAACCTGCAGGCCGCCACGCACGGCCTTGGATGGCATGGCACCAAGGGTAAACAGGGAAAGAAGCCCATTGCTTCTCCCCTTGCGGGCAGCAGCGGCCGTGGCAGCCATCAGGAGGCGGCGACCTTCTTGATGAAGCTGTCGTCAAACAGCTTGCTCATGTCTGGTTTCTCAGGGATGAAGCCCACCGAAACCATGAAGTCGGCCATCGACTCAGCAGCGAACGGCATGAACTTCATTCCCTCACCAGCGCTGAAGGCCTCGAGGTTTTCCTCGATGGAGAAGAAGCGGGTGCCGTCTTTGTACTGCTCGTATTCCTCCGTGGGAATGCCGGCACGCTTGGCCATGATCGCCTCGGATTTTTCGCGGTTCTTTTCCATGAACTCGCGAACGTCCCACCAGGTCTTCACGATCTTCTGCACATCGTCGGGACGTTCCTTAATCAGATCACCGCTGACGGTGAGCAGATCAGGAATGGCACCGGGATACTCCTTGGAACTGGCGATCACCTGCGCACCTTCTCGCTGCATGGCGGTACCTGTGTAGGGAGGGAAGGCACCAACGGCATCAACCTGACCTGCCGCGAATGCAGTGGCTGCCTGATCGGTGGGCATGCCTTTGATCACCACGTCGTCGCGGCTCAGGCCCGCATCCTTGAGGGCCAGGCTGAGCAGGTAGTCATCCACAACGCCTTCCTCAACAGCAACGGTCTTGCCTTTGAGATCGGTGATGGATGTGATGGAGGCATCGGCAATGATCTGGTCATTGCCAGCAGAATTGTCGTTCACCAAAACCACCACTTCACCGCCGTTTTCACCCGGCAGGAAGGAAATGGTGTCGTTCAAGGTTTGGGAGTTGCCGTCGATCTTGCCAGCGGCGAAGGTTTCCATCGACTGCACGTAGCCGTCGAACCACTTCATCTCCACATTTACGCCGTTCTTCTCGAACAGCTTTTCCTCCACGGCAATCGCCCAGGGCCACCATCCGGCCCAGTTGCTGTAGCCCAAAACAATTGGTGTGCCGCCCACCGTCGGTGTGGAGGGCTTGGAGCAAGCGACAGCCAGCACGATGGCGAGGCCGGCGAAAAGTAGGTTGCGTAGTTGTTTGGTCATGGCATGGGCGGGAGGAACAAGACGTTGAATTGATCTGCTCAGGCGGTGGCCAGAGCAGGGGTTGTGGTGGTCCGGCTGGCGAGGACTTGCCGCACCCAGATGTGCCAGGCATCCAGGCCTTCACCTGTCAGGGCGGAGACCTCGATCACCGTGGCGTTGGGATTGATGCTCTGGATGTTGCGGCGGATCGCTGCCACATCCACAGGCAGGTGGGGCAGAAGATCCACCTTGGTGATCAGCACCAGATCCGCGTTGCGGAACATCAGGGGGTACTTGAGCGGCTTGTCATCGCCCTCGGTCACGCTGAGCAACGCCACTTTGTGGTGTTCCCCAACGTCAAATTCCGCAGGGCAGACCAGGTTGCCCACGTTTTCCACGAGCAGTAAATCCAGCGCGGAAGGATCGAGCCGTTGTTGCAGCAACTTCAGGCCACCACTCACCATGGCCGCATCAAGGTGGCAGGCTCTGCCTGTGGTGATGGGCACCACCGGGATGCCAACAGTTTCCAAGCGGTCGGCATCCAGCTGGGTGGTCATGTCGCCTTCCAGCACGGCCATGCTGAGTTCGCGAGCCAAGGCAGGGAGGGACCGTTCGAGCAGGGCGGTTTTTCCTGCGCCTGGGCTGCTCATCAGGTTGAGGCAAAGCAGTTCCCAGCTCTGGAAATGTTCGTTGTTGTGTTCGGCCTGATGGTTGTTGGCGGCAAGCAGATTGAGGCCGAGGGTGTCCTCAAGAGGCATATGCATGGCAAAAGCGGGGGTATTGGTTTCAGCGCTGACGCTGGATTGGAGCGGACTCAAGGGCAGCGGCGGCATCGCTGCGGTAATCGATGCTGCGGATGCGCAATTCCCTACCGCTGACGATCTCCTCAAGCGGGTGATCGCAGCAGGGAGAGCGATAGGCGTTTTCGGGCACGGGGTCGTAGGTGCCGTTGCAGATCAAGCAGCGGCCCAGAAAGGGGATTTCCGTGATCGTGAGCCGGGATCCATCCAGCCAGGTGCCCTGCACCGCAGCGTTGTAAGTGGTCACCAACTGATCGGGTTCAACGCAGGTGAATCGCCCCACATCGAGATGAACGGTTTCGACCATCGCAGAGGTGTCTTCGCGACGGTCGCGCCATTCATTCAGGGAGATCAGCAGGCACTTGGTCATGTCGACTTCATGCATGGCCTATCTCCACTTCTGATCAACGTTCATGTTGCAGGTGTCGCTGATCCACTCCGGCTTCTCTTTGCGGGGTAACTGACCGCTCACCACAAGGTGGGCCATGGTGTCGCAAATAACCCGGGTGGCCATCAGGGAGGTCATGTCACTGATGTCGTAGGGAGGTGAAACCTCAACGATTTCCAGGCCGCAGACGGGAACGTTGCGCACGATCAGCTCGAGCAGCTTGAGCGCTTCTCGCGGCATCAAGCCACCGGGCTCAGGCCAGCCAGTTCCCGGCACGAAGCCGGCATCGATGCAGTCAATGTCGAAGGAGATGTAGACGCAGTCCGTGCCATCGGTGGCTCGTTCAATGGCGTATTGGGCTGCGGCTTCCAGCCCCATTTCAGTGATGTCGGTCACCGTGAGCACATTGGTGCCCCGCTCCCTGCAGACCTTGACGCCCTCGCGAGGCACTTGCCAACCACCAATGCCCAGCTGCACCAGGTTTTCTGCCGGGGCGTTGGCCATGTTTGTGGCATGGAACCAAGGGCAGGTGTGCATCCGCTCATCAAGGTCGATCTCCTGGGTGTCGACGTGGCGATCGAAATGGATGATTCCCACTTTTTTGTCGCCGAGATGGCGACACACCCCACGCACCGTGGGGAAACCGATCGAGTGGTCGCCACCGAGGATGATCGGGAAGGTGCCGCTCGAGAAGACGTGGGCGATGCCTTTGGAGATCTGATCGAAGCTCTTTTCGTTGTTGGCCGGGATCGTGAAGATGTCACCCACATCGCAGAGGGTGATCTGTTCACGCAGGTCGACACCCATTTCGTAGTTGTAAGGGGTGTAAAGCGCTGATATTCGTCGGATCCCCTGGGGGCCGAAGCGCGTTCCGGGCCGGTAGGTGGTGCCGCAGTCGTGGGGTACACCAACGATGGCGACGTCGTAGTTGCCCACCTGGTTCACATCTTCTAAATAGGGCGCCTTCATGAAGGTGTTGATGCCGGCGAAATGCGGCAGCTCGCCTCTAGAGAAGGTGGAGATGTTGCGGTCAACAATGCTTTCGGCGGCTTCAAGCCCGAAGCGTTTGGCCTGGTCAACTTCTTGCTGCCAGCCAGTGAGTGGAAGCTTGCGTTCTTTCTCGAGTGCCTGCATGCCTTCGCTGGGATACGAACGCTGGAAGGCCCCTGAAGGGTCCGATGGGGATGACATCAAACAAGGGAGTGTGCGTTGAGGCGGTCTCCCGGGCTTTTGTCCCTCCGTGCAACCGGCAAGGCCGGTGGAAACCTCTTGGACCAGGCATCCCCGTGAAGAGATCGGAACCCTAGATTTCATCCGCAATTTAACTGTCTGCGGCTTTGATGCTCTGCGGAGTGTGAACCGCTACAAATGATTGGTGTGGCAGATTTTGCAGAAGATGGCTGTTGGGTAACAACAGCTGCTAACAGCACTTAACAGGCCAATTCGCGTTGTCAATCGTGCTGCTTGGCGTTTGCTCAACACGGATGATTGCTGTGTGTGAATCCTTCGGTGGTCTGCCCAACAAACAGTTGAGTTCTGGTGTGTCGCAGTGGTGGCGCGAACGGGTTCAACATCTAATTGATTGCGGCAGGGCTGAGGATGCTCGCTGCCTTTACCTGGAGTTCGGAGAGGACAGTGCAGGAACGCTGGGCTTCTGAAAAACCCCATAAAAAAGGAGGGTTCCCTAAGCCCTCCCGGAGTCGACGCATTACCCCTCACCGGGGTACGCCAAGTGTTGTGTGCTGAACACTCAAGCGCTGTAAGTGTTGATACTTATTCCTGGCCCCCTTCAATCAAGTTAAGGATTGTTCCTGACGCCGCAGAATCTCATAGGCCTGCCAAAGACCTTCAACGTCAGAGCAAACCGCATGTCGGTTGCAAACGCGGTAGCGGCCCTGGCCGATGGCATCAATGGTGGTGCCTTTGGAGGTGGCACAGATGCGACTGATACTGTCCATGGGATTCGCTCAGTGGATCAAGGATCTACAGCCGTAAGGGGGCTGCATGCACATCTGATTTGCAGTTCTAAATCTCTTCTGCGGGAGAAAAGATCCATGGCTGAAAGCCCATCGCCAAAAACCGGGCTTGGCCCGGTTTTTGTTCAGCTTTTGCTGGCGTTTTGAACGCTCAGGCTTTGGAAGGCTTGGTGGTGAGTGCAGCAGACATGGCGGAAGCCAGGAGCATGCATCCGGCGACGGCCAGGAAACCCATGGTTGAGGGGGGAGGGAACGACATGAGCACCATTCCCACAGCTGGTGTCAGCTTTTGTTGCTGTTGGCACGGAATTCGGAAGAACCTTGCTTCCGACCGGTCTCGGCCGTTTTCAGAGGCATCTCCTGGCGATCAAGACAGGTGGAGCACAGCAGTTTCCCCTTGTTGCGCCAGTACGCCGCCATCGAGCGTTCGATGCGCATGGAGCACCCTTCACAGCGAAATAACGGCATCGACGGCTCCGCGACGCAGCTCTTCTAACGCAACAGTGCGGTTGAACCGGTGCTCTCTGTGACGATGGGTGCGCTTTGCTCGCTCCAGCCTTGTGATGCAGGCCTTTCACGTGTTGCTGCTCATCCTGATGGTGCCTGTCGCTTCTGCCTCAACGGCGTTTCAGCCCTTGGATCGTGTGGAGGGTTGGTTGATCGAGCGACGTCTGGACGACAAACAGGATCCGATCTGCCGTGCGTCTGTGCCAGGACCTGGCACCTGGTTCTCAGCACGGGTTCATTTGGATGCGGACGACGTGATGGTGGTGCCTGCCGGGCTGCATCGGCCAGACGAAACGGGGCTGGAGGCTGTGCGTGATGCGCTCCGGCGTTGTCGCGCCAGTTTTCTCTATTTGTAGTGGATAAAGCTTTGTGGCTGGGGGAGCTGCTGTTCTGAAATCGGGCTATGAAATCAGAGTCGGCAGTTGCAAAATCGTCGACTCCTCACACCACCCGAGCCTCCGCTCAGCGCGGGGGCTTTTTTGACCGATCCCGAAAACCATCTTTTGTTTTTGTGCTCAGCAAAAGTTTTGCGGTTGTGATGTTTTTAACCGCTTGATCTCTGATGTACTGCATCGAGAGGCTTGATAATGGAGGGCAGTGGATCCAAGAGATCTGCTTCAAAACGGAGTTCAAAGCCTTCGTAAACGCCCGCACCAAATCACGCGCCACCTTGAAGACCTATCGCGTGGTGCATGCCACCTGGAATCAGGTGGTCACCGTTGTGCAGGGATCAGCTGAATCACATTGATCTGCCTTACTTCAGGTTCATTCTTTCCGTTGTGATCCCGAAGACTTCAAGTCACTTCCTGAGATGCGGAATGTCCTGAGCCATAACCAGTGGCCTAGGCGTCTGTGGGCATGATCCTCACGCGATATCTCAGCAGTGAAGGTTGGGTGGAGGAGTGTTCCCATGCCAACGCTTTTGATGCCTATATCGATGCACGGCGGCGCTGCGTGCTCCGAGGCTGCCCCTACCTGCTGGTGGATGCAGAGACGGGCAGCACGGTCTCAGTGCTCACGGTGAAACAGTGTTTGCATCAGTACGGCGTGGAGGGGGATTTTCCGGTGTGATCGTTTCAAGGGATCGACGCAAGAGCCGGCAGGATGGCGGTTGCTGAAACCTCCCGATGGCGACATTTCTAGTCACCGGTGCCAACCGTGGGATCGGCTTGGAATACTGCAGGCAGCTCAAGGCCCGGGATGATGACGTGGTGGCGGTTTGCCGTCAAACCAGTGATGAACTCGAGGGTCTGCGGGTGCGGGTGGAAGCCGGCCTTGAGTTGAGCGACAGCCAAGCCATTGATGACCTGGTGCAGCGTCTGGATGGTTTGCCCCTCGATGGCGTCATCCTCAATGCCGGGATTTTGCAGTCGATGGGCCTGATGGATTTGGATCCCACCGGGATTCGACGCCAGTTTGAGGTGAATGCCCTTGCTCCTTTGCTGCTGGCCAGGGCGTTGGTGGATCAGATGCCCAGTGGCGCCAAGTTGGTGCTGATGACCAGCCGCATGGGGTCCATCGACGACAACAGCTCGGGAGGTTCCTATGGCTATCGGATGTCGAAGGTGGCCCTCAACATGGCTGGAAAATCGTTGGCGATTGACCTGGAATCGCGGGGCATCGCCGTGGCGATTTTGCATCCCGGATTGGTGCGCACCCGCATGATTCGCTTCAATCCCAGCGGGATCCCCCCCGAGCAGTCGGTGAAGGGTCTGCTGGCACGGATCGATGGCTTAACCATGGCCACCAGCGGCAGCTTCTGGCATGCCAATGGTGAGTTGTTGCCGTGGTGAGACGGGAGACACGCTTTGGGCTTTGATCCGCGGCATTGGTCTGGTGGACGTCCTGAACAACGGGTCACAAGCAATGTTGAGGCGTTGCTGGCAGAGAACGATGCTTTGCGTCGCGAGGTGTTGCGGCTCAACCGTGAGTTGGAGCGATTGCAACGCCAACGCATTCGCACGCAACCAAGATCCCATCGCCCCTGGAGTGAGCCATCGGCTCAAGCTTCACCGCGGATCAGCAGCCAACAGGTGCAGGCCTGGGGGCAGGCCCTTGCTCAGCAGCCGGGATGGACGGCACTGCGTCAGCGGGGTTTGGAGCTGTTGATTGAGCAGCTAAACCGCATTGGTTTTCCTGCCCACTTAAGCCTTGAACAGCGGTTGGATCGGTTGGTTCCGGGGCTGGGAACAGATCTCCTGGCGGCGGTGGGTGCCAAGCCGAACAAGCAAACAACGGCAGTTCTGGCGGCGTTTGCCTTGTTTGGGGTTCGCGCTAGTGAATGGCTGGATGAGGATTCACAGCGTGTGGTGGAGCAGCTGCGTCAGCGTCAGGAGCAATCCGGTTCCAGACGGCAGGGGCGCCGCACCCGAACAGACCAACGTCAAACCGATCGTCCGGAAAATGGCCATGCCCATGAATCACGCCGTGCAGCTTTAGAGGTGTTGGGCTTGGATGCCAACGCAT is a genomic window containing:
- a CDS encoding phenylpyruvate tautomerase MIF-related protein, whose translation is MPLINVRTSLPALKDGSALLQELSYELADQTGKPEAYVMTLLETGVPMTFAGSHEPCAYVEVKSIGALRPPAMTAAFCELIQARTGIPANRVYIGFEDVQASCWGWNGNTFG
- a CDS encoding aromatic ring-hydroxylating oxygenase subunit alpha translates to MLNQTFLPASLYRGDEMHQWDIHTYANHYWHPVAAISHLQPGEVLAITMLDQPILLTWPEGEHPRAFRNRCPHRGVAFRHGGATGQSCRRLVCPYHGWTYNLRGELLAAAREADFEQNFDRQKWGLQELACRIDGPLIWIAFSDHALTLEEQLQLVHTEAGAAWNTASTLLRQSRSSLACNWKIAHDNTLDDYHVAIAHPTTLHREQGPVRDYRHRFSQHNNLLETPHPDGGRFLTFGLPPWSHLLVWPDGRLAWLEFIPKRPDRCTMQLHLFAGSDAMDAATADAWLKDMLTFLDEDKALVESVQHGYREDFQPGPPHQLEGRILHWQGLYRERLGSAGNSIEERSHEAISALRS
- a CDS encoding ABC transporter ATP-binding protein, producing the protein MELIINNLSKRFGEKLILDHLSFSMKSGDFMALVGSSGSGKSTILRLVAGLDQPSSGSITVDGTPVSGPGPDRGMVFQKYSLYPWLNAAENVAFGMRLQRMKAAEIKERTAYFLEVVGLSDAATKLPRELSGGMQQRVAIARALATNPSILLLDEPFGALDLQIRESMQDFLLKLWQRTGLTVLLITHDVEEALVLAQRVHVLAPNPGRIIRSLDVDLDKTDLDQLRLSSDFLSMRRSLSVTMRELEPACS
- a CDS encoding ABC transporter permease, encoding MAATAAAARKGRSNGLLSLFTLGAMPSKAVRGGLQVASLLVPLLLWTAIASLGLVDEKFLPSPQAVFRSLASMAESGILFQDIVASTGRVFGGFLLATLLAVPIGICMGVYPAICAICEPLIAMLRYMPAAAFIPLLIIYLGIGEEPKIALIFLGTIYFNILMVMDAVKFVPKELIETTLTLGGRSRQVLVQVVARYSLPSIIDTLRINIATSWNLVVVAELVAAEVGLGKRIQLAQRFFRTDQIFAELIVLGLIGFAIDMGFRLLLRLSCKWAV
- a CDS encoding ABC transporter substrate-binding protein, which translates into the protein MTKQLRNLLFAGLAIVLAVACSKPSTPTVGGTPIVLGYSNWAGWWPWAIAVEEKLFEKNGVNVEMKWFDGYVQSMETFAAGKIDGNSQTLNDTISFLPGENGGEVVVLVNDNSAGNDQIIADASITSITDLKGKTVAVEEGVVDDYLLSLALKDAGLSRDDVVIKGMPTDQAATAFAAGQVDAVGAFPPYTGTAMQREGAQVIASSKEYPGAIPDLLTVSGDLIKERPDDVQKIVKTWWDVREFMEKNREKSEAIMAKRAGIPTEEYEQYKDGTRFFSIEENLEAFSAGEGMKFMPFAAESMADFMVSVGFIPEKPDMSKLFDDSFIKKVAAS
- the hypB gene encoding hydrogenase nickel incorporation protein HypB — its product is MHMPLEDTLGLNLLAANNHQAEHNNEHFQSWELLCLNLMSSPGAGKTALLERSLPALARELSMAVLEGDMTTQLDADRLETVGIPVVPITTGRACHLDAAMVSGGLKLLQQRLDPSALDLLLVENVGNLVCPAEFDVGEHHKVALLSVTEGDDKPLKYPLMFRNADLVLITKVDLLPHLPVDVAAIRRNIQSINPNATVIEVSALTGEGLDAWHIWVRQVLASRTTTTPALATA
- a CDS encoding hydrogenase maturation nickel metallochaperone HypA; its protein translation is MHEVDMTKCLLISLNEWRDRREDTSAMVETVHLDVGRFTCVEPDQLVTTYNAAVQGTWLDGSRLTITEIPFLGRCLICNGTYDPVPENAYRSPCCDHPLEEIVSGRELRIRSIDYRSDAAAALESAPIQRQR
- the speB gene encoding agmatinase codes for the protein MSSPSDPSGAFQRSYPSEGMQALEKERKLPLTGWQQEVDQAKRFGLEAAESIVDRNISTFSRGELPHFAGINTFMKAPYLEDVNQVGNYDVAIVGVPHDCGTTYRPGTRFGPQGIRRISALYTPYNYEMGVDLREQITLCDVGDIFTIPANNEKSFDQISKGIAHVFSSGTFPIILGGDHSIGFPTVRGVCRHLGDKKVGIIHFDRHVDTQEIDLDERMHTCPWFHATNMANAPAENLVQLGIGGWQVPREGVKVCRERGTNVLTVTDITEMGLEAAAQYAIERATDGTDCVYISFDIDCIDAGFVPGTGWPEPGGLMPREALKLLELIVRNVPVCGLEIVEVSPPYDISDMTSLMATRVICDTMAHLVVSGQLPRKEKPEWISDTCNMNVDQKWR
- a CDS encoding SDR family oxidoreductase, producing the protein MATFLVTGANRGIGLEYCRQLKARDDDVVAVCRQTSDELEGLRVRVEAGLELSDSQAIDDLVQRLDGLPLDGVILNAGILQSMGLMDLDPTGIRRQFEVNALAPLLLARALVDQMPSGAKLVLMTSRMGSIDDNSSGGSYGYRMSKVALNMAGKSLAIDLESRGIAVAILHPGLVRTRMIRFNPSGIPPEQSVKGLLARIDGLTMATSGSFWHANGELLPW
- a CDS encoding J domain-containing protein, which produces MGFDPRHWSGGRPEQRVTSNVEALLAENDALRREVLRLNRELERLQRQRIRTQPRSHRPWSEPSAQASPRISSQQVQAWGQALAQQPGWTALRQRGLELLIEQLNRIGFPAHLSLEQRLDRLVPGLGTDLLAAVGAKPNKQTTAVLAAFALFGVRASEWLDEDSQRVVEQLRQRQEQSGSRRQGRRTRTDQRQTDRPENGHAHESRRAALEVLGLDANASLAEIKQAHRKLVKQHHPDLGGSAEAFRRVNEAYQSLVQ